The segment TACGATTTGTTTGCTTTCTGACTGATAGAGCTCTGTTTCCGTTCTAGGTAGAAAAATAGGTGTTCCTTCGTCCAGGAGGAGATATTCTCCCGACACTACATAGATTCCTTCTGGGTCGATATTCGTGCTCATCCGGAAGGCAAGAGCTGGCAACCTATGGTTCGCATCATTGTAGTGCAAATTCGTACTCCTAATGACCAGGTTGACCAAAGGATCCACAGCGTGTTCACTCTTACTAATAGCCAAAAGATTTATAGTCAGGAGCCGCTCAAGCAGCTCGGGATCTGTCTCTATTGTTTTTACTTTTGATTGATAGTATACCAATAACTGTAGCGGCTCTCCTAAATCATGGATATTATTATGTGCTTTGGATATAATGGATGCTATGTCTACAGATTGTATTGCTTTTTCATTGATCCTAAGGCTGCGTTCTTCTTTGTCCCTCTGGAGCAATAAGCTGCCTGTTTTACGTATTTTTTTCATTACGCCAGCGAGTTCTTCTCCCATTTTATGTTGATGCTGTTCAATTAGGTAGTTATACGGCTTTTTAAGTGTCTCGTTTATATCTCGTAACATGGCACTATGCTGTATAGGGGCCAATCTATACCAATTAATTTGGTTATGAATAGCTTGTAACGATAACCTACGCTCATAGGTATCCGCTACCTTCATAACTTTAGCCCTGGCAGAAGCTCTATCATTAAGGTATTTGTAGGTACCAAATCCCGCAATAGCTATGCCCGCCAAGAGGCTGGCAGCCATTAACTCCCAAGTGGGGCCCTCTGTGAGTAGTATCCAGTGTATGTTATCCCAAGGTATATCAAATGATATGTATGTATGGAGTGCTACAGCTGCCGCAAGCATGATTATGCTTATTTTTCTAGCGAAAAAACATGTGCTGGCCATAAAATGGCAGATAAGCAGCGCACAAGCCATGGGGCGAAAGTGGCCCATTTTGGCAAGCTGTATGCCAGTAACAAAAAATAGCATAAAGAGCAATACAGGCCATATAAAATACATTATACGAGGTTTGCTGAAATATAAGGTAGAAGATGGATAAGCAAATATGATGATACTAATCTCTATTAAGGCTATATACCAATAAAAATAGTGTTCAAAATAACCCTTTTCTATAAAGCATAATGATAGCAGGGCACTACCCATAAAGTAGCCTCCCCATAGCATAAAAGAACTTGCTTTGTTTGGAAAACAACTTGCAAAATATTCTGTGGTAAAGACCATTTGTATATTGTTCCACTGTCGTTTCCACCAGCGTTTGCATTCTTGCCATTGTAAAACAATGGCACTACGGTCGCCCACACCTACCCGGTGGTGGTACAAATATATGATGGGATAAAAGACTGACATTGAGGATTTTCCACTATATTTGATAAAAAACGGCTAATTTT is part of the Cardinium endosymbiont of Culicoides punctatus genome and harbors:
- a CDS encoding HD domain-containing protein; translated protein: MYHHRVGVGDRSAIVLQWQECKRWWKRQWNNIQMVFTTEYFASCFPNKASSFMLWGGYFMGSALLSLCFIEKGYFEHYFYWYIALIEISIIIFAYPSSTLYFSKPRIMYFIWPVLLFMLFFVTGIQLAKMGHFRPMACALLICHFMASTCFFARKISIIMLAAAVALHTYISFDIPWDNIHWILLTEGPTWELMAASLLAGIAIAGFGTYKYLNDRASARAKVMKVADTYERRLSLQAIHNQINWYRLAPIQHSAMLRDINETLKKPYNYLIEQHQHKMGEELAGVMKKIRKTGSLLLQRDKEERSLRINEKAIQSVDIASIISKAHNNIHDLGEPLQLLVYYQSKVKTIETDPELLERLLTINLLAISKSEHAVDPLVNLVIRSTNLHYNDANHRLPALAFRMSTNIDPEGIYVVSGEYLLLDEGTPIFLPRTETELYQSESKQIVQAHGGYSEIIENEDSLTCLYVLPVAGKSVMQFTNHDPADMSNKIAETRESLAQERELVAILTTSTRLKAEVVKNAIAFIKNAHGSTKRKSGEPYYTHPMAVAKILVAATQDPDIILAGLLHDVVEDTSVTLEQIQLMYGDQVAYIVDMVTHYNTLGYRWKLNNNEIKELLFQCKDIRVSYIKLADRLHNIRTLSFRTPEDQKRIARETTSFYIPWGYKNATILRIDGWLSEMQQICEEILGTEKEKKNYTMHYE